The Pelistega ratti genome window below encodes:
- a CDS encoding amino acid permease has protein sequence MSHVQEQGLQRKLQNRHLQLIAIGGAIGTGLFMGSGRTISLAGPSVLFTYMIIGFFLFFVMRAMGELLLSNLNYKSFTDFTYDLLGPCAGFFVGWTYWFCWLVLGIADIIAITNYAQFWWPDIPLWMPGVICIATMCLMNLLTVKLFGEVEFWFALIKVIAIIALVFVGIYLLMTGFVDPTTGIQASVTHLWAREGGMFPHGISGFFAAFQIAFFAFVGIELVGTAAAETQDPCKNLPAAINRIPIRVVVFYVLALCVIMTVTPWDKVVPDRSPFVNMFMLIGIPAAASIVNLVVLTSAMSSANSGVFSTGRMLYGLAETKSAPRIFSKLNKGGVPALGLLYSSVYLLIGVFLLYQDGNIMKMFTIVTTVSSIGFMFVWIMILVCYIKYAKTRPTLHQQSIYKLPGGAMMAWACLIFLLFAFYLFSQDADTLKGLLAMPVWFGLLGISYLFYRKHHTTSKKP, from the coding sequence ATGAGTCATGTACAAGAGCAAGGTTTACAGCGTAAGCTACAAAATCGTCATTTACAACTAATTGCTATTGGTGGTGCTATTGGAACGGGTCTTTTTATGGGCTCAGGTAGAACGATTAGCCTAGCAGGTCCTTCGGTACTGTTTACCTATATGATTATTGGTTTTTTCTTATTCTTTGTTATGCGTGCAATGGGTGAGTTATTACTTTCTAATCTAAACTATAAATCTTTTACGGATTTCACCTATGATTTATTAGGCCCATGTGCTGGTTTTTTTGTAGGCTGGACATATTGGTTCTGTTGGTTAGTATTAGGTATTGCAGATATTATTGCGATTACAAATTATGCTCAATTCTGGTGGCCAGATATACCCCTTTGGATGCCTGGTGTTATCTGTATTGCAACCATGTGCTTAATGAACTTACTAACCGTAAAATTATTTGGTGAAGTAGAGTTTTGGTTTGCCTTAATTAAAGTAATTGCCATTATTGCCCTAGTATTTGTGGGTATTTATCTATTGATGACAGGGTTTGTTGATCCAACAACCGGTATTCAAGCATCTGTTACGCATTTATGGGCGAGAGAAGGGGGGATGTTTCCACATGGTATTTCAGGCTTTTTTGCGGCATTCCAAATTGCTTTTTTTGCCTTTGTGGGGATTGAATTAGTTGGAACAGCTGCTGCAGAAACACAAGATCCTTGTAAAAATTTACCTGCTGCAATTAATCGTATTCCTATCCGTGTGGTTGTTTTTTATGTATTAGCCTTATGTGTCATTATGACGGTAACACCTTGGGATAAAGTCGTACCAGACCGTAGTCCTTTTGTGAATATGTTTATGCTGATTGGGATTCCTGCAGCAGCAAGTATTGTTAATTTAGTGGTACTTACATCAGCAATGTCTTCTGCGAATAGTGGTGTTTTTTCTACAGGAAGAATGCTATATGGTTTAGCAGAAACAAAATCAGCACCGCGTATTTTTAGTAAACTCAATAAGGGTGGGGTGCCAGCGTTAGGATTACTTTACTCAAGTGTATATTTATTGATTGGTGTCTTTTTGCTATACCAAGATGGTAATATCATGAAAATGTTTACTATCGTAACAACCGTATCCAGTATTGGTTTTATGTTTGTATGGATTATGATTTTGGTATGTTATATTAAATATGCTAAAACAAGACCAACCTTACATCAACAGTCTATCTATAAATTACCGGGTGGTGCTATGATGGCATGGGCATGTTTAATTTTCTTACTATTTGCTTTTTATCTCTTCTCCCAAGATGCAGATACTTTAAAAGGATTATTAGCGATGCCAGTTTGGTTTGGTCTATTAGGTATTAGTTATTTATTCTACCGAAAACATCATACTACTTCTAAAAAACCTTGA
- a CDS encoding uroporphyrinogen-III C-methyltransferase — protein MDEQKSTLEQVETKPKEGNVDTKKTSSTPNTDIVMMTMTHAKKKVKEQKKAENVSESPVDDINQAVHSDQSIEQAPVEESIKESSTAEEELPLEQKSSKGGLGKTIAIVACLAALGGGAYYAQQQGWLNDLIPSSTTPPSVSTQENTTDNTVHHEVSTTEADTPVMAESTENSSVTEPPSMAHIDHTPTAEASVDIPVDIASEVKTPADTSITNLQEEEPKEAVSTESEQTTNVVSTQALVLDNQAINPAADSEEVIYLKNRINEQNQQIAQLTQQLQATQHEIANQQTQLQKTQQSLVTDILRYYNAADFERTVNFNKDRTIKALSAIQVAIADQRGEQWSALSLAIDKDISALNTAKVADINALFNLSKALDEALQTAPFMSPESVTGVVPSATSSMANTSEVDQEIPWLDRAINQVERLPAEAFEAIRSDLGGLVRVEKLSDPALATLSLAEVKLQREATLAQLRIAQEALLKREDAIWKSAMQKVEQQLMKYYNLNAEKTQQAIAIVRQLIATPIHTDLPKLSYTQQVIDQINHDLSKEN, from the coding sequence ATGGATGAACAAAAATCAACGTTAGAGCAAGTAGAAACAAAACCAAAAGAGGGTAATGTGGATACTAAAAAAACGTCTTCTACACCTAATACAGATATTGTAATGATGACAATGACCCATGCTAAGAAAAAAGTCAAGGAACAAAAAAAAGCAGAAAATGTGTCAGAGTCACCTGTAGATGATATAAACCAAGCGGTTCATTCAGATCAGTCTATAGAGCAAGCCCCTGTAGAAGAAAGTATAAAAGAATCCTCTACCGCAGAGGAGGAACTACCTCTTGAGCAAAAATCATCAAAAGGTGGTTTAGGTAAAACGATAGCGATTGTTGCTTGTTTGGCTGCTTTAGGTGGTGGTGCTTATTATGCACAACAACAGGGTTGGTTAAATGATCTGATACCAAGTTCGACAACACCTCCTAGTGTATCTACACAAGAGAATACTACGGATAATACGGTACATCATGAGGTAAGCACTACTGAAGCGGATACACCAGTAATGGCAGAATCAACAGAAAATAGTAGTGTTACAGAACCTCCCTCAATGGCGCATATTGATCATACTCCTACAGCAGAAGCATCTGTAGATATACCAGTAGATATCGCTTCTGAGGTAAAAACGCCAGCAGATACTTCAATAACAAACTTACAAGAGGAAGAGCCAAAAGAGGCGGTATCAACTGAATCTGAGCAGACTACGAATGTAGTATCAACGCAAGCACTTGTATTAGATAATCAGGCGATTAATCCTGCGGCTGATTCTGAGGAAGTTATTTATTTAAAAAATAGAATTAATGAACAAAATCAGCAAATTGCACAGCTTACTCAGCAATTACAAGCAACTCAGCATGAAATAGCCAATCAACAAACACAATTACAAAAAACACAACAATCATTGGTAACGGATATACTACGTTATTACAATGCGGCTGATTTTGAGAGAACAGTCAATTTTAATAAAGATCGTACCATTAAAGCATTATCGGCTATCCAAGTAGCAATTGCGGATCAAAGAGGGGAACAATGGTCTGCACTGAGTTTAGCGATTGATAAAGATATTTCCGCTCTTAATACCGCTAAAGTTGCTGATATCAATGCCTTGTTTAATTTAAGTAAAGCCTTAGATGAAGCCCTTCAAACAGCTCCCTTTATGAGTCCAGAAAGTGTAACAGGTGTTGTACCAAGTGCGACCTCATCAATGGCAAATACGAGTGAAGTTGATCAAGAAATACCTTGGTTAGATAGAGCAATAAATCAAGTAGAACGGTTACCAGCAGAGGCATTTGAGGCGATTCGTTCTGATTTAGGTGGTTTAGTGCGAGTTGAAAAACTTTCTGATCCCGCCTTGGCTACATTGTCTTTAGCTGAAGTTAAGTTACAGCGGGAAGCCACATTAGCACAATTGCGTATTGCACAAGAAGCCTTACTTAAACGTGAGGATGCTATTTGGAAATCGGCTATGCAAAAAGTTGAACAGCAATTAATGAAATACTACAACTTAAATGCTGAGAAAACACAACAGGCAATTGCTATTGTGCGTCAATTAATAGCAACACCTATTCATACTGATTTACCTAAGCTATCTTATACACAGCAGGTAATCGATCAAATTAACCATGATTTAAGCAAAGAAAACTAA
- a CDS encoding heme biosynthesis HemY N-terminal domain-containing protein — protein sequence MRSLIKLLILFGLAILAVLLLKNNHDVVMIITGDERRTMSLLTAVMLLLIIFALFYIVLRLIAKVLHLPLTFSNWSEKRHEHKDIALLEQGWTDFLEGRSQQAEKHLLRLIKHTHHDKRQVLASMAAARVTHDLGNTHKRDELLAQARRISKSNPRLEAAVATVQAELLLEEGQSTAALAHLDFVEKVGQKSVHLQELMLRAYRQTGQTLKMFDIARQLHRKKILTDEEVQTLLVHYGPIYIANTSYKEAISFYQSLAREEKATTQIAMAMALRYESAEEYRKAGEVLELSLNTKIDNTILLHYAKSPEKEVGERLSFAQQLLKSDENNSNLLTALGQLCLMQKLWGQADRYLTKSLSLTENPRTYALLGILNDRQGKLQEAIRYWRLASNSFVLLDKNEEKVLVAADTSNDPAPPDVKSLAHPDEHLLVNQVEFAHDVIQEQKAPDEALFDSAPLPGVNHQTPKI from the coding sequence ATGCGATCACTGATTAAGTTACTCATTTTATTTGGCTTAGCGATTCTTGCTGTGCTTTTATTAAAGAATAATCATGATGTGGTGATGATTATTACAGGTGATGAGCGCCGTACTATGTCATTATTAACGGCGGTTATGCTTTTATTAATTATCTTCGCCCTTTTTTACATCGTACTACGATTGATAGCAAAAGTGCTTCATTTACCACTGACTTTTTCAAATTGGTCTGAAAAACGTCATGAGCATAAAGATATTGCTTTATTAGAGCAAGGGTGGACTGATTTTCTAGAAGGACGTTCACAACAAGCAGAAAAGCATTTATTACGCTTAATTAAACATACACATCATGATAAGCGTCAAGTTTTGGCTAGTATGGCGGCAGCTCGTGTTACACATGATTTAGGTAATACGCATAAGAGAGATGAATTATTAGCGCAAGCTCGCCGTATCAGTAAATCTAATCCGCGATTAGAAGCAGCGGTAGCAACTGTTCAGGCAGAATTACTGTTGGAAGAAGGGCAGAGTACAGCAGCCTTAGCACATTTAGATTTTGTCGAAAAAGTCGGTCAAAAGAGTGTCCATCTTCAGGAGTTGATGTTACGAGCTTACCGCCAAACAGGTCAAACCCTCAAAATGTTTGATATTGCACGACAATTACATCGCAAAAAAATCTTAACAGATGAAGAAGTTCAAACACTATTAGTGCATTATGGTCCTATTTATATTGCGAATACATCTTATAAGGAAGCTATTAGTTTTTATCAATCACTAGCGCGTGAAGAGAAAGCTACAACACAAATCGCAATGGCAATGGCACTACGTTATGAGTCTGCTGAGGAATATCGTAAGGCAGGAGAGGTTCTAGAGCTTTCTTTAAATACTAAAATAGATAATACTATCTTATTGCATTATGCAAAATCTCCAGAGAAAGAGGTAGGTGAGCGTCTTTCTTTTGCACAACAACTGTTAAAAAGTGATGAAAATAATTCAAATCTTTTAACGGCTTTAGGACAATTATGTCTGATGCAAAAACTTTGGGGGCAAGCCGATCGCTATTTAACCAAAAGCTTATCTTTGACAGAAAATCCTCGTACTTATGCCTTATTAGGTATTTTAAATGATCGACAAGGTAAATTACAGGAAGCAATTCGATACTGGAGATTAGCTTCTAATTCATTTGTTCTCTTAGACAAGAATGAAGAAAAAGTATTAGTAGCGGCTGATACGAGTAATGATCCAGCCCCACCTGATGTAAAAAGTTTAGCGCATCCTGATGAACATCTACTTGTAAATCAGGTAGAATTTGCGCATGATGTTATACAAGAGCAAAAAGCACCCGATGAAGCGCTTTTTGACTCTGCACCTCTCCCAGGTGTTAATCATCAAACACCTAAAATATAA
- the ppa gene encoding inorganic diphosphatase, whose product MSLANVPAGSKLPEEFNVVIEIPMNSDPIKYEVDKESGALFVDRFMLTAMHYPCNYGYIPQTLSLDGDPVDVLVKTPFAVQAGSVIKCRAIGVLQMEDEAGQDAKLLAVPVDKLYPVYSNIKTVEDLPEVELKQIQHFFEHYKDLEKGKWVKVTGWAGPDVAKEEITSSADRYQKA is encoded by the coding sequence ATGAGTTTAGCCAATGTACCTGCTGGTTCTAAATTGCCAGAAGAGTTCAATGTAGTGATTGAAATTCCAATGAATTCAGATCCTATTAAATATGAAGTAGATAAAGAAAGTGGTGCTCTTTTTGTAGATCGCTTTATGCTAACAGCAATGCATTATCCATGTAACTACGGTTATATCCCTCAAACCTTGTCATTAGATGGTGATCCTGTGGATGTACTGGTCAAGACACCTTTTGCTGTACAGGCAGGTTCAGTGATTAAATGTCGTGCTATTGGTGTTTTACAGATGGAAGATGAAGCGGGTCAAGATGCTAAACTACTTGCTGTGCCTGTTGATAAACTTTACCCTGTTTATAGCAATATTAAAACTGTTGAAGATTTACCAGAAGTTGAATTAAAACAAATCCAACACTTTTTTGAACATTATAAAGATTTAGAAAAAGGTAAATGGGTAAAAGTAACAGGTTGGGCAGGCCCAGATGTAGCGAAAGAAGAAATCACCAGCA